The Haloarcula laminariae genomic sequence GACAGGGAAAGGGCTGAGATTGAAAGAAATTGTCGGCGATTCATACTACTAAATTAAAATGAGTGTGTAAATATTTTGTGAGGAGTATATGAGCTGTACCTCTCATCTAACGTGGACTGCTTCAGCTGAATGTCCTTGCTGTGTTGTTCGATGCAGTCTTCGATCCTGTACTTGATGTCTTTCGGGTCGTCGGTGTTTCGAACGTTGAACGGAGCGACTGGCACAACCCCTGCGGCCAACAGGTGGTCGTGGCAGTTGGGCGTGTCATAGGGGCTATCACCGACCATCCAGATCGGCTTGGCGACGCCGCGCTTGCCATGACGGAAAACTGTCATCACCAGCGTATGAAGAGGGGGATGACGTTGAGCCCGGAGGAAGATATAAGTCATTATCGCAGTAATCATTACTCAGAGTATGACCTTTTACGATCGGGCGGACGAGCTCGACGCCCTCGACACGGCGTTCGAGTCACCGGGTCACGACTTCCACGTCGTCTACGGCCGACGCCGCGTCGGGAAAACCGAACTCCTCAAGGAATTCTGTGATGATCGACCGCACATCTACTTCCTGGCGGCCCAGGAAGCCGAAGACCGACAGCGCGAGAAGTTCGTCGAGAAGGTCGCTGACTACTTCGACGACCGCGTCCCCCGCATCGACGGCTGGGACGAGGCCCTTGACTACCTCGGCGACAAACTCGCTACTGAACGCCTCGTTGTCGTCATCGACGAGTTCCCCTACCTCGTCGATGAGAACGACTCGCTTCCGTCCTACCTCCAGTCCTTCGTCGATGAGCAACTCCAAGATACGGACTCGATGCTGGTACTGTGTGGCTCCAGCGTGAGTACGATGGAGTCAGAGGTACTCGGCCACGAGAGCCCATTGTATGGTCGTCGAACGCGGCAGATCGACGTGCAGCCCTTCTCATTCCAGCAAGCCCGAGACGTAATCGCATACGATATCGAGGACGCGATCCGGTCGTTCGCGGTCACTGGTGGAACGCCGATGTACCTCACACTCTTCGACTACGACCGATCCCTCGACGAGAACATCAGAACACAGATCCTCTCGCCGACAGCCGTACTCTACAACGAACCCGAGTTCCTGCTCCGGACTGAGCTGCGCAAGCCCGCCCGATATATGAGCATCCTCGAGGCTGTCGCCACCGGGCATACGACCCCCAACGAGATCGCCGGTACTACGGGAATCGATTCCGGTCCCTTATCGAAGTACCTCCAAACGCTCCGCCGTCTGCGTCTCATCGACCGCGACGTTCCAGTAACGGCTTCGGCAAAGCAGTCGAAGCGATCGCGGTACCGGGTTGCCGACGAGTTCCTTCGCTTCTGGTTTCGTTTCGTCGAGCCGAATCGCTCCAGTATCGAAGAGGCCCCAGAAATCGTCTACGACGGGACAATCGAACCCAATCTCCCCGATCACGTTGCAACGACATTTGAGGATATTTGTCTAGAAGGCGTGTGGGAAGCGATTCGGCGTAGCGAACTTGGACCGTACGCTGAGGTTGGGCGGTGGTGGTACGGAGAAGACGAAATCGACATTGTCGGCCTCGCTCCAGACGATGATCGTATTCTGCTCGCCGAGTGCAAATGGACGACTGAACCGGTGGGCCACTCACTCGTTAGCTCGCTGCGTGACAAAGCGGACCGCGTCCGGTGGGGATCGCCTACTCGGGACGAAGAGTTCGCCCTCTTCTCGAGGAGTGGCTTCGTCGAGGGGCTTGCCGATGATCTCAACGACAACTGGTCTCTGTTCAGTCCTGAGGACCTGAAGAACTTATTCGCGGCCGAGAAGTGAACTCTCTCAGGGTCAAGCCCCGAGGCACTCGGCCTGCTCTGCTTGTAGACCCGGTAGAACAAAATGACTCTGTCCGAACGACTGCTTGTGGCTGAAGCGCAACAGCAGTTGATACATTGGGACAAAGTATTCAATTGAGGCTTTGTTGAAAGCCTTTTCTTCAAATACAGTATCGCCTGAAACAGCCGGTCGATGGGACTGGGAACTGACAGTGTAAAGAGCGAGTGATATGCTTGAAGCTCTCCGAGGAGAGGCACTCCCTTCGCTCCATGCCCCGTTACATCTATTACGTAACGTATCGTACTATATTGTAACGATGAAAACCGTCACGACTCGAATACCCGAAGACGATGAAGAGGCTTTGTCCGCACTTGAAGAAGAGCTCACCGCAGACCGCTCGGAGGTGCTGCGCCGGCTCATCCGACAAGGCCTCACAGACTGGCGCCAGGAGAAGGCACTTGAACAGCTGCGAGAGCATACCATCACCCTCCGTCGGGCGGCCGAGATTGCCGACGTGACGTACGTCGAAATGCTCTCTCTTGCCGCTGAGGAAGGTATCGATACCGGATACACGACTGACGAACTTG encodes the following:
- a CDS encoding ATP-binding protein; the protein is MTFYDRADELDALDTAFESPGHDFHVVYGRRRVGKTELLKEFCDDRPHIYFLAAQEAEDRQREKFVEKVADYFDDRVPRIDGWDEALDYLGDKLATERLVVVIDEFPYLVDENDSLPSYLQSFVDEQLQDTDSMLVLCGSSVSTMESEVLGHESPLYGRRTRQIDVQPFSFQQARDVIAYDIEDAIRSFAVTGGTPMYLTLFDYDRSLDENIRTQILSPTAVLYNEPEFLLRTELRKPARYMSILEAVATGHTTPNEIAGTTGIDSGPLSKYLQTLRRLRLIDRDVPVTASAKQSKRSRYRVADEFLRFWFRFVEPNRSSIEEAPEIVYDGTIEPNLPDHVATTFEDICLEGVWEAIRRSELGPYAEVGRWWYGEDEIDIVGLAPDDDRILLAECKWTTEPVGHSLVSSLRDKADRVRWGSPTRDEEFALFSRSGFVEGLADDLNDNWSLFSPEDLKNLFAAEK
- a CDS encoding UPF0175 family protein, which produces MKTVTTRIPEDDEEALSALEEELTADRSEVLRRLIRQGLTDWRQEKALEQLREHTITLRRAAEIADVTYVEMLSLAAEEGIDTGYTTDELERDLGRI